From a single Macrobrachium rosenbergii isolate ZJJX-2024 chromosome 9, ASM4041242v1, whole genome shotgun sequence genomic region:
- the LOC136841775 gene encoding WD repeat-containing protein 89, producing MDMSEDLCSQEKLYFSTNYLAVTSASVASKEEYCTALCHNKSNDKIAVSLSDNSVAVLTMDTLQNVSEFETQAKSVTGIRYSPTDNNLLWTSSLDGTLKIWDVRTGQCEKTLETKSDDEKSCIKPLTSFDVSLNERIVCAGTELIESEVFLLFWDIRNSESLGGYSQSHSDDITQIKFHPVNPDSLASSSTDGLINVFDVSQKEEEDALMYSLNVNVTVDKLTWLKGNGKYERIGAITDIHSLQFWDIKEASPLHSFSRNDVTESIKCKSSEESYIVSIHMLEESDNPIILVGSGMDASNCLRTVKLDLSTGLLQPEASLQSKQEQRLTRAALYDGKTDSFITAGECGVVRLWKPDDSGVTRKQMVKSKSHRKKPY from the coding sequence ATGGATATGTCCGAAGATTTGTGCTCACAAGAAAAACTCTATTTTTCTACGAATTACTTGGCTGTGACGAGTGCAAGCGTAGCAAGTAAAGAAGAATATTGTACTGCCCTTTGTCATAACAAAAGCAATGACAAAATTGCTGTTTCATTATCTGATAACTCAGTGGCTGTACTTACTATGGATACACTTCAGAATGTTAGCGAATTTGAAACACAAGCAAAATCTGTAACAGGAATTAGGTATTCTCCAACAGACAATAATCTCTTGTGGACAAGTAGCTTAGATGGTACTCTAAAAATATGGGACGTCAGAACAGGTCAATGTGAAAAAACCCTTGAAACCAAGAGTGACGATGAGAAATCATGTATTAAGCCACTAACATCATTTGATGTGTCATTGAATGAAAGAATAGTTTGTGCTGGTACAGAGCTCATAGAAAGtgaagtatttttgttattctgggATATTAGAAACTCTGAGTCTTTGGGTGGGTATTCTCAAAGTCATAGTGATGACATCactcaaataaaatttcatccaGTGAACCCAGATTCCTTGGCCTCATCATCAACAGATGGCCTGATTAATGTGTTTGATGTGTcacagaaggaagaagaagatgcacTGATGTATAGCTTAAATGTTAATGTAACTGTTGATAAACTGACTTGGTTAAAAGGAAATGGGAAGTATGAAAGAATAGGAGCAATTACTGATATCCATTCATTACAGTTTTGGGACATAAAAGAAGCTTCCCCACTACATTCATTCAGTAGGAATGATGTAACTGAATCTATAAAATGTAAGTCGTCTGAAGAATCATACATTGTAAGTATACATATGCTTGAGGAAAGTGATAATCCCATTATTTTAGTTGGTTCTGGGATGGATGCAAGTAATTGCCTTCGCACTGTGAAACTTGATCTGTCAACAGGGTTGCTGCAACCTGAAGCATCTCTTCAAAGTAAGCAAGAGCAACGTTTAACGAGAGCTGCTTTATATGATGGGAAAACAGACTCTTTTATTACAGCTGGGGAATGTGGTGTAGTCCGTCTTTGGAAGCCTGATGACAGTGGTGTGACAAGAAAACAAATGGTTAAAAGTAAATCTCACAGGAAAAAACCATATTAA